The Pyrus communis chromosome 9, drPyrComm1.1, whole genome shotgun sequence genome has a segment encoding these proteins:
- the LOC137744997 gene encoding DNA gyrase subunit B, chloroplastic/mitochondrial-like has protein sequence MALLLLRPPPPPPPSYLRFMALRFLSHSSLRPHFPPPSFSSSSPSSSSSLPRPSLLFNPPPRAEFPLKGVGSCFAVRNVVSARAFMSSTPATEAFQGTTASSAYGSDQIQVLEGLDPVRKRPGMYIGSTGLRGLHHLVYEILDNAVDEAQAGFASKVEVILLADGSVSITDNGRGIPTDMHPATKKSSLETVLTVLHAGGKFGGSSSGYSVSGGLHGVGLSVVNALSEALEVTVWRDRMEYQQKYSRGKPVTTLSCHVLPVEFQDRQGTRIRFWPDKEVFTTNIQFDYNTIAGRIRELAFLNPNLMITLRQEDINPEKNHHNEYFYAGGLVEYVKWLNTDKKPLHDVVGFRKEVDGITIDVALQWCSDAYSDTMLGYANSIRTVDGGTHIDGTKASLTRTLNSLGKKSKLIKEKDITLSGEHVREGLTCVISVKVPNPEFEGQTKTRLGNPEVRRVVDQSLQEYLTEYLELHPDVLDSILSKSLNALKAALAAKRARELVRQKSVLRSSSLPGKLSDCSSTNPEESEIFIVEGDSAGGSAKQGRDRRFQAILPLRGKILNIERKDEAAMYKNEEIQNLILGLGLGVKGEDFKKEALRYHKIIILTDADIDGAHIRTLLLTFFFRYQRALFDEGYIYVGVPPLYKVERGKQAKYCYDEAELKMLQSSFPSNASYNIQRFKGLGEMMPAQLWETTMNPEQRLLKRLGVEDAAEANIVFSSLMGARVDYRKELIKNSASMIDLDKLDI, from the exons ATGgcgcttcttcttcttcgacctcctcctcctcctccgccctCTTATCTTCGCTTCATGGCCTTACGCTTCCTCTCCCACTCCTCTCTCCGCCCTCACTTCCCccctccttctttttcttcttcttctccgtctTCGTCTTCCTCGCTTCCTCGTCCCTCTCTCCTCTTCAACCCCCCACCCAG GGCGGAATTTCCATTGAAGGGCGTTGGTAGCTGCTTTGCGGTTCGAAATGTGGTTTCTGCAAGAGCTTTTATGTCCTCTACACCTGCAACCGAGGCTTTTCAAGGCACTACTGCCTCCAGTGCTTATGGGTCCGATCAGATTCAG GTATTGGAAGGCTTAGACCCAGTTAGAAAGAGGCCAGGAATGTATATTGGGAGCACGGGACTTCGTGGTCTTCACCATTTG GTATATGAAATATTAGATAATGCAGTTGATGAGGCTCAAGCCGGATTTGCTTCAAAGGTTGAGGTCATTTTGCTAGCAGATGGTTCTGTGAGCATCACTGACAATGGTCGTGGG ATTCCGACTGATATGCACCCAGCAACCAAGAAATCTTCCTTGGAGACTGTGTTGACG GTTTTACATGCTGGCGGCAAGTTTGGTGGTTCAAGTAGTGGCTATAGTGTGTCTGGTGGATTGCATGGTGTGGGGTTATCAGTCGTCAATGCCTTGTCTGAG GCATTAGAAGTTACTGTTTGGCGTGATAGAATGGAATATCAGCAGAAGTATTCTCGTGGAAAACCTGTGACAACTCTATCCTGTCATGTGCTTCCAGTTGAATTCCAAGATCGGCAAGGAACACGCATCAGATTTTGGCCTGACAAAGAAG TCTTCACAACTAATATTCAGTTTGACTACAACACGATAGCTGGACGAATTAGGGAACTAGCTTTTCTAAACCCAAAC CTCATGATCACTCTTAGACAAGAGGATATCAATCCAGAGAAGAACCACCACAATGAATACTTTTATGCAGGGGGTTTGGTTGAATATGTAAAATGGCTAAATACTGATAAG AAACCGCTTCATGATGTGGTTGGCTTTAGAAAAGAAGTAGATGGAATCACTATTGATGTAGCTCTTCAGTG GTGTTCTGATGCATATTCAGATACAATGCTTGGGTATGCTAATAGCATACGAACTGTTGATGGAGGAACCCATATTGATGGAACGAAGGCTTCATTAACAAGAACTCTAAATAGTCTTGGAAAGAAGTCAAAACTTATCAAG GAAAAGGATATTACTTTGAGTGGTGAGCATGTGAGAGAAGGGTTGACGTGTGTCATCTCGGTCAAAGTTCCCAATCCGGAATTTGAAGGCCAAACAAAG ACTAGGTTGGGAAATCCAGAGGTGCGGAGAGTGGTTGATCAATCACTTCAAGAGTATCTTACAGAATACTTGGAGTTGCATCCGGATGTACTGGATTCAATCCTTTCAAAGTCTTTGAATGCTCTCAAG GCAGCTTTGGCTGCAAAGAGGGCAAGAGAACTAGTCAGACAAAAAAGCGTGTTGAGATCATCTTCCCTGCCAGGAAAACTATCTGATTGCTCATCAACAAATCCTGAAGAATCAG AAATCTTTATAGTTGAAGGAGACTCAGCTGGTGGAAGTGCAAAACAAGGTCGTGATAGGCGCTTTCAG GCCATTCTGCCACTGAGGGGTAAAATTCTGAACATTGAAAGGAAGGATGAGGCAGCAATGTATAAAAATGAAGAGATTCAAAATCTAATTCTTGGTCTTGGACTTGGGGTGAAG GGTGAGGACTTCAAGAAGGAGGCTCTACGTTACCATAAGATTATCATTTTAACAGATGCTGATATAGATGGTGCTCACATCCGTACTCTGCTTCTGACATTTTTCTTCAGATATCAG AGAGCCTTATTTGATGAGGGCTACATATATGTTGGTGTTCCACCGCTTTACAAG GTTGAGAGGGGAAAGCAAGCCAAATATTGCTATGATGAAGCTGAACTTAAAATGCTTCAGAGCTCCTTCCCTTCAAATGCGTCTTACAACATTCAGAGGTTCAAAG